DNA sequence from the Novosphingobium sp. KACC 22771 genome:
GCCACACCGCCCTTATGCCCGCCCAGCATCGCCGCGCCGATGAAACCGACGACAATCAACACGACAAACCCGGCCACGGCCACGCCCAGATACTTGTCGATCCAGGCCTTGATCGGCGCGCCAAACAGGCGAAACAACACGCCCACGATCATGAAGCTGATCGAGCGTGAGATCACGCTGGCCAGCAGGAATTTGCCGATTGGCATGCCGATGAAGCCCGCCGTGATGGTGATGAGCTTGAAGGGGATCGGCGTCGCGCCCTTGGCGATGATGGCGATAAAGCCCGCCTCGCCGCGCAATTTGCAGGCGGCATAGGGGAAGCTGGCGGTCAGATGCAGCGCATCGAGCAGCTTTTCACCCACCAGCGCAAAAGCGAAATGGCCGATGGCATAGCCCAGCAAACCACCCGCCACAGAAGCCAATGTGGTTATAATTGCATAGCGAATCGCACGCTCCGGGCGCGCCAGACACATCAGCCCCAGCACCGGATGCGGCGGAATGGGGAAGAAGCTGGCCTCGACAAAGGCGAAGAGGGCGAGCCAATATTCGGCAAATGGCCCGGCGGCCTTGCCCATCGTCCAAACATACAGGCGGCGAAGCATCTGAATTCCCCTTCTATCCGGGGCGATGCTTAACCAGCGCAGCGCCTCTGGGCAAGCGCGGATCAATAACCCATTTGGCACTTTGCCATTGACATCGTCACGCTCAATAGGTACATATAGGGAACATCGCAAAAGACCGAGTCGCTCCCGGCCGCGAAAACCTTCAAGCAATGGATCAAAACTATGGCGGACAATCCCAAGTCCCGCCGTCAGGGTGAACTGACGGCGCCTCCACGGTGCGCCCATGCCGGATGGAGCGCAATCTTTCTGGCCGAACTGGCCGCGACATCGAATGTGACGGCATCGGCGG
Encoded proteins:
- a CDS encoding YqaA family protein, with translation MLRRLYVWTMGKAAGPFAEYWLALFAFVEASFFPIPPHPVLGLMCLARPERAIRYAIITTLASVAGGLLGYAIGHFAFALVGEKLLDALHLTASFPYAACKLRGEAGFIAIIAKGATPIPFKLITITAGFIGMPIGKFLLASVISRSISFMIVGVLFRLFGAPIKAWIDKYLGVAVAGFVVLIVVGFIGAAMLGGHKGGVADKCTGVTMETLSQVK